The following are encoded together in the Prosthecobacter sp. SYSU 5D2 genome:
- a CDS encoding methyltransferase domain-containing protein: MTDWESCYQEGNTPWDKGAPSPPLSAWVKKNHPQGRALVPGCGTGHDVVMLVEAGMDAAGVDLSSTAIEKARGIYPAYAARFHLGDLFQLPADWHCAFDYVFEHTCLCALPPQWRSAYAATVHGLLRPGGSLAGIWFVDPEMDPGETGPPFGISVPELDGLFPPELWEMVEDDIPDTAYEGRAGRERLRVLRKRP; this comes from the coding sequence ATGACTGACTGGGAAAGCTGCTATCAGGAAGGAAACACACCCTGGGACAAAGGGGCGCCCTCGCCTCCTTTGTCCGCCTGGGTGAAAAAAAACCATCCACAAGGGCGTGCTCTGGTGCCGGGATGCGGAACCGGACATGACGTCGTGATGCTGGTGGAAGCCGGGATGGATGCGGCCGGGGTGGATCTTTCTTCCACCGCAATCGAGAAGGCGCGTGGTATTTATCCGGCTTACGCGGCCCGCTTTCATCTGGGAGATCTGTTTCAGCTTCCGGCAGACTGGCATTGCGCCTTCGATTACGTCTTTGAGCACACCTGTCTTTGTGCGCTGCCGCCACAATGGCGTTCCGCCTATGCGGCCACGGTGCATGGCCTTCTGCGCCCTGGCGGTTCATTGGCCGGCATCTGGTTTGTAGATCCTGAAATGGATCCCGGAGAAACCGGGCCGCCCTTTGGCATTTCTGTCCCGGAGCTGGATGGGCTGTTCCCGCCGGAACTGTGGGAAATGGTGGAAGATGATATTCCGGACACGGCTTATGAAGGGCGTGCCGGACGCGAGCGGCTGCGGGTATTGCGCAAACGGCCATGA
- the alr gene encoding alanine racemase, protein MTDTPGSVDSDEEELRPTRVEVDLDVLTANLRSIRDHVGQARVMAILKANAYGHGLVPVACHMVRQGVDSIGLALLEEAVLLRRAGVEVPILVFGGITVKQMPQFLDHGLTLTAPSVEKLRFIDAAAAARGVQARVHLKVDTGMERIGIHYYSARQLLEASLTCRHVIVEGIYSHFANADSADLGHARLQLERFLEVLSFYDSRSLPMPVRHIANSAGILQMPESHLDMVRPGILLYGVYPSDECVRAVNVSPALTWKSRVAYFKVVQPGHPVSYGSTWQSDRPVRVITIPAGYGDGYFRSLSNRSEVIVRGRRFPVVGRVCMDQMMVCLEQGTAYNGDEVILLGQGDGDQGGISAADLATWAGTIPYEVLTSINTRVPRVYRGG, encoded by the coding sequence ATGACAGATACCCCCGGCAGCGTTGATTCCGACGAGGAAGAACTCCGGCCCACGCGTGTGGAGGTGGATCTGGATGTGCTGACCGCCAACCTGCGTTCCATCAGGGATCACGTCGGGCAGGCCCGTGTGATGGCCATTCTCAAAGCCAATGCCTATGGTCATGGACTGGTGCCCGTAGCCTGCCACATGGTCCGCCAGGGGGTGGACTCCATCGGCCTGGCCCTTCTTGAAGAAGCCGTGCTGTTGCGCCGCGCAGGCGTGGAGGTTCCTATCCTGGTTTTCGGGGGCATCACGGTAAAGCAGATGCCGCAGTTCCTCGATCACGGTCTCACGCTGACGGCTCCTTCCGTGGAAAAGCTGCGCTTTATTGATGCCGCTGCGGCAGCACGCGGAGTGCAGGCCAGGGTGCACCTGAAAGTGGATACCGGCATGGAGCGCATCGGCATTCATTATTACAGTGCCCGGCAGCTTCTGGAAGCCAGCCTTACTTGCCGCCATGTTATTGTGGAAGGCATCTATTCCCATTTCGCCAACGCCGATTCGGCAGACCTTGGCCATGCCCGCCTTCAGCTTGAACGCTTTTTGGAAGTGCTGTCGTTTTATGACAGTCGCAGCCTTCCCATGCCCGTGCGTCACATTGCCAACAGTGCGGGCATCCTTCAGATGCCGGAGAGCCATCTGGACATGGTCCGCCCGGGCATCCTCTTATACGGTGTTTATCCAAGTGACGAATGCGTCCGCGCAGTCAACGTCTCACCGGCTCTCACATGGAAGAGCAGGGTCGCTTATTTTAAAGTGGTGCAGCCTGGTCATCCTGTCAGCTATGGGTCCACCTGGCAGAGTGACCGTCCGGTGCGTGTCATCACCATCCCTGCCGGATATGGGGACGGTTATTTCCGGTCTTTGTCCAACCGGTCGGAGGTCATCGTGCGCGGCCGTCGCTTTCCCGTCGTCGGTCGTGTATGCATGGACCAGATGATGGTGTGCCTGGAGCAGGGGACCGCTTATAATGGAGATGAAGTCATCCTGCTAGGGCAGGGAGATGGAGATCAAGGGGGCATCTCTGCGGCAGATCTCGCCACATGGGCCGGAACCATTCCGTATGAAGTGCTGACCTCCATCAACACGCGTGTACCCCGGGTTTACCGGGGGGGATGA
- the leuB gene encoding 3-isopropylmalate dehydrogenase: MSRTYKLAVLPGDGIGPEVMAEAIQVLDTLASRADFCFEYTHQLVGGAAIDAVGKALPAETVSACEASDAILFGSVGGPKWEKLPPNEQPERGALLPLRKHFGLFANLRPGLCYPALTGSSPIRPDLVEGGFDVLCVRELTGGLYFGQPKSRTTLPDGDIEVIDTMVYKKSEIERIGHVAFKAAQLRGKHVTSVDKANVLTNSVLWRETMIEISAQYPDVTLAHLYVDNAAMQLIKAPRSFDVLVTENLFGDILSDEMAMICGSLGMLASASLGQPKGDGLYFGLFEPSGGTAPDIAGKGIANPIAQILSAALLLRFSLGLEKEAAAIENAVRKVIGDGLRTGDIFTGIEGTRQVGTREMGNAIVAAL, encoded by the coding sequence ATGAGCCGAACGTACAAACTCGCAGTCCTCCCTGGTGATGGCATTGGCCCGGAAGTCATGGCTGAGGCCATCCAGGTCCTTGATACCCTTGCCTCCAGGGCAGATTTTTGTTTCGAATATACCCACCAGCTTGTTGGCGGCGCCGCCATTGATGCCGTCGGCAAAGCCCTGCCTGCCGAAACCGTCAGCGCATGCGAAGCCAGTGATGCCATCCTTTTCGGTTCCGTCGGCGGTCCCAAGTGGGAAAAACTGCCCCCCAATGAGCAGCCTGAGCGCGGTGCCCTGCTCCCCCTGCGCAAACATTTTGGCCTCTTTGCCAACTTGCGCCCCGGCCTTTGCTACCCGGCACTGACCGGCTCCTCCCCCATCCGGCCAGACTTGGTCGAAGGCGGTTTCGACGTCCTCTGCGTGCGTGAACTCACCGGCGGTCTCTATTTTGGCCAGCCTAAAAGCCGCACAACATTGCCGGATGGTGACATCGAGGTGATTGACACGATGGTTTATAAGAAGAGCGAGATCGAGCGCATCGGCCATGTCGCCTTCAAAGCGGCCCAGCTCAGGGGCAAGCACGTCACTTCCGTGGACAAAGCCAACGTCCTGACCAACAGCGTCCTGTGGCGGGAGACCATGATCGAAATCTCCGCCCAGTATCCTGATGTCACCCTGGCCCATCTGTATGTGGACAATGCCGCCATGCAGCTCATCAAGGCCCCCCGCAGCTTTGATGTCCTGGTCACTGAAAACCTCTTTGGTGACATCTTGAGTGATGAGATGGCCATGATTTGCGGCAGCCTGGGCATGCTCGCCAGCGCCAGCCTGGGCCAGCCGAAAGGGGACGGCCTTTATTTCGGCCTGTTCGAACCCAGTGGCGGCACCGCCCCGGACATTGCGGGAAAAGGCATTGCCAACCCCATCGCCCAGATCCTCTCCGCCGCCCTCCTGCTTCGTTTCTCCCTTGGACTTGAAAAAGAGGCTGCCGCCATCGAGAACGCCGTCCGCAAAGTCATTGGCGACGGTCTCCGCACCGGTGACATCTTCACCGGCATTGAGGGCACCCGCCAGGTCGGCACGCGGGAGATGGGCAATGCCATCGTCGCCGCTCTTTGA
- a CDS encoding prepilin-type N-terminal cleavage/methylation domain-containing protein, giving the protein MKTPPSFTSAAYRGFTLIELLVVIVIIAILVGLAVPAYNTVMGKAQTLKIKATLKDIQVAVGHYRTEYNRFPIDPNDLGGGESDIEPFLTDGSTHPTINILMANVDTSGASTNMNPKQIKFLDLPFARNNMFGIIDPSGGANDGTPVQLVDTWGLPYKMLMDTNYDNRLENPDKSNLDQNISGRAPQFLNSSTAIYSFGPDKSEFTKDDITSWR; this is encoded by the coding sequence ATGAAAACACCCCCCTCATTCACATCCGCAGCCTACCGCGGCTTCACCCTCATCGAGCTTCTCGTCGTCATCGTCATCATCGCGATTCTCGTCGGCCTGGCCGTGCCTGCTTACAATACAGTGATGGGCAAAGCCCAGACACTGAAGATCAAGGCAACGCTGAAGGACATCCAGGTCGCCGTCGGCCATTACCGCACTGAATACAACCGCTTCCCCATTGATCCCAACGACCTCGGCGGTGGTGAGAGCGACATCGAGCCCTTCCTGACAGACGGCAGCACCCATCCGACGATCAACATCCTGATGGCGAATGTGGACACCAGCGGCGCCTCCACCAACATGAATCCAAAGCAGATCAAATTTTTGGACCTGCCCTTCGCCCGCAACAACATGTTCGGGATCATCGATCCCAGCGGCGGAGCCAATGATGGAACTCCCGTTCAGCTGGTGGACACCTGGGGCCTGCCATATAAGATGCTGATGGACACCAATTACGACAACCGCCTTGAAAATCCGGACAAGAGCAACCTGGACCAGAACATTTCCGGCAGGGCTCCCCAGTTCCTCAACAGCAGCACGGCGATCTACAGCTTCGGCCCGGACAAGAGCGAGTTCACCAAGGACGACATCACTTCCTGGCGCTAA